Proteins from a single region of Hypanus sabinus isolate sHypSab1 chromosome 26, sHypSab1.hap1, whole genome shotgun sequence:
- the LOC132381631 gene encoding zinc finger protein 623-like, which translates to MEGSGERSFSCSECGKGFTRSSHLQLHQVAHTGERQFTCSVCGRVFTNSFNLQRHQQVHTGERPFVCTECGKGFTRSTHLLRHQQVHTGEKMFTCSECGKGFIRSSSLLIHQRSHTEERPYTCSECGRGFTQSFTLLRHQRVHTGEKLFSCPECGKGFTRSAYLAIHKRIHTGEKPFLCLECGKGFTQSSHLVTHQRIHTRDGLFTCSVCGKGFIQSSNLLRHQRVHNEERPFICSECGKGFTQLSGLQRHQQIHSGERLFNCSECGKSFCRSSDLLMHQGIHTGERPYVCTLCGKGFAWSSHLLRHQRSHTEEKV; encoded by the coding sequence ATGGAGGGCTCCGGAGAGAGATCGTTCtcttgctcagagtgtgggaaaggattcactcggtcctcCCACTTACAGCTGCACCAGGtggctcacactggggagaggcagtTCACCTGCTCGGTCTGCGGCCGGGTGTTCACAAACTCCTTCAACCTGCAGAGGCACCAGCAGgtccacaccggggagaggccgttcgtCTGCACCGAGTGCGGGAAGGGCTTCACTCGCTCCACTCACCTGCTGAGACACCAGCAGGTCCACACCGGGGAGAAGATGTTCACCTGCTCTGAGTGCGGGAAGGGGTTCATCCGGTCTTCCAGCCTGCTGATACACCAGAGAAGCCACACGGAGGAGAGACCGTACACCTGCTCCGAGtgcgggaggggattcactcagtcctTTACCCTCCTGAGGCACCAGCGGGTCCACACCGGGGAGAAACTGTTCAGCTGCcccgagtgtgggaagggattcactcggtcagcCTACTTGGCGATTCACAAGCGTATTCACACGGGAGAGAAACCGTTCCTGTGCCTCGAATGCGGGAAGGGGTTCACCCAGTCGTCCCACCTGGTGACGCACCAGCGTATTCACACCAGGGAcgggctgttcacctgctccgtgtgcgggaagggattcattcagtcgtCCAACCTGCTGAGGCACCAGCGGGTCCACAACgaggagaggccgttcatctgctccgagtgtgggaagggattcactcagttgtCTGGACTTCAGAGACACCAACAGATTCACTCTGGGGAGAGATTGTTCAACTGCTCTGAGTGTGGGAAGAGCTTCTGTCGATCATCTGACCTGCTGATGcatcaggggattcacactggggagagaccgtatGTCTGTACcctgtgtgggaagggattcgcttggTCTTCCCACCTCTTGAGACACCAACGATCTCACACTGAAGAGAAGGTTTAA